The following nucleotide sequence is from Diospyros lotus cultivar Yz01 chromosome 3, ASM1463336v1, whole genome shotgun sequence.
atgatcaagataaaattagaaagtattttaaattttttatcagattttttattaaaaggcaaatagcaacaaaaaaaattaaacattttcacaaatttacaaatttatctAAACGTTgcaattttgacaattatatcCCAACTGGTTCAATTAAGTGCAATGTTATCTAACACTTAAAATCAATTTGGAAGCTCTGTGTCATTGTTGATGTGAAACATCAcctgtcataaaaaaaaaatatacgaGTGGAACTCACCTcactcatatatatttttttatgataagtGGCATATTATGTTAGTAATAACACATGTCTCCTAAATATTGATTtcaaatattagataaatttgtacccaattaaatcaattgagatacaattgacaaaattaaaatatttaaataaatttgtaaattcataataagatttatattttttttgctatttgtcatttattaaatattttagaatgcactaaaaattacactttgttAAGATATGTGACATATAGGCTATTTATTCTTATATGTAAAAtcctagataaatttatccccagataaatttatttgtaaaattctACATAagaaatcacataatttattttcaataggattttattttgtcttttaaaatataattaattgtctataataaaatctaaaaaattatagaaagtgAATACTTTAGTAGAAGTATAATATGgtgtatgcatatataaagataaatgaaagaaaCAGAATCAGTTGAAACTAACAAAGGGGACGCCAGTTCCTTTGTCTCCTTTGTTGGTTGAACGAGTCAACGGATTGGATTTTTTGACCAACCTGCCACAAATGAGGCAAACCCAACCCCAAACACAACGGTCTAACCCATTAACCAACTTGGCCAACCCTAAACCAGCCACAACTATTGCCACCAACAACTACTAGTGACCACTATTAGCCAGAGATTTTCATGATCAAAATCTATCATTACAAAACACCAAGATAAGGGAGTtagcatacacaaaaatggatCAGATATAATAGTTGAATTTTCTtaaatctgatttttaattttcagtcaCAATTGAAAAACGCATTGTCAATCGCCACTGGCCACTATGGCCAATGATTTTTGGGGATCAAAGgtaaccacccgacacccaagGGCCTATCGACTAACGTACCCAAAAATTATCAAGATCCAACGGTCGAATCTCCgtagatctaaacttaaagTTTTGGTCAAGCTCAAATAGTGTGTATACGCACTGCTAGTCGCCACCGGCAACTGTGGCTGGTGGTTTCCAGCGATTAGAGGCAACTATCTGACACCCAATAGCCCATCGACTAACATACCTAAAAATCAGTAAGATCCAATAGCCAAATCTCAGTAAATCTAAGTTTAAAGTTTCGGTCAAATTGAAATAAcgagtatatatgtatatatcacgGATCCATGCTGAAAATCATTGTGGATAAGTTTAAAAAACTTACCTCTTTTTAGATTGAGGCCAATTGAGATGTGCGATGGatgggaaagagagaaagggtTGGAGTTGCTGCAATGCAGAATCGAGGAGGCTCGGCAGCATGGACGAGAGACGGCGAGCTTGATGCCCAAAAGGGAAAGAAGGGAAGCgcatgaaaaaaatgagagataGAAAGATATGGTCAAAATGAGACGTGAGAGTGAGATAGAGAAGAAAGGTCACGTGGGCTTCTAACTTAGAATTGAAGGTATGTTTGTAATTGCCTCAATAGGTAAATTTGTAAGGATGGCCAAATAGCATTACTTTTATATCAACGCCCATGGGTCAGGGTCGGGTCCATAGTTGGGGCGAGCAAAGCCCACCCAACTCACAATTCGACCTTGGCCATTCGGGTAGCCTACCCATGGGTTGGGCTGGCGTTAGCCAggtttcatttttctcttttttactttttttataatatttaaaattatatatataaataataaaaatattacaatattcaaaattttatattaaataatatgtttataaaattataaatacatttattaatgTATTCCTTTAAGCATttcaattgaattaaaatatatattttatataaaaatgtctAACTAAAACCAGTTAATTTCACTTTCAAATTCACATATTAATAAACATGATggtaacatttttaaaaatataaatataaataatagaaattatAAATCTAAAGAGTAACTAATTATGAGTTTATTCAAATGAACGAGATAAGGTTGAAATGttttttaatccaaatatagaattattaatataagattgagaaatattctaagatttttattaaattatttattaaatttttaaaaatacaatgaGAATTATACTTTTATGAGATAGGAGGCATATAGgtcattttttcatatataaaatctcatataaatttaaatatttgatgagTTATcgaataaatttaacaaatataataaaaaaaattatctaaaatattttgcatGTTACACTTTTTTTAGCTCAtgaattaattaacaaacactaatgtaaaaagacatcacaGTCTAAAGGAATTTCACACAATCATAGCTTTTGAAGATTTGCCTATTTTCCACATCATATGATAAGCATTAATGCCAAGCTTCGGATATGAAGGAATTTAAGGGAGCCTAAAAAAGAGGTTCCCAAGCATCCCTTTTTGTCAACCATATCAATTGCCAAGTCACTTGTGATGATAGTTGGTATCAATTATAGACAATTATTTAAGTAAAAGTATTTGTAAAAGGGGACAAGATTAGATTTctcgatttaatttttaatgttcaAGTAAAAAAAAGCATTAACAAGTGATATATAGTAGGTAAGATAGTTTGATTAAATTCACCTATATAGATATTAATCTTTAATTAGGCGAGACAAAGATATTTGGTGTCTATTTTTGAGATCTTCGAAGTCAATAGTTATGAGCTTGATGAATGATTGTACTAATTGAGTTAGGTAATAATAAATATTCCAAATTTGTTATTTGAtcctctaaaattaaaaatttacgaGTTAAATTTGTTAACTTATATTTTGGATCTAAGTTGGATAGAGAGAAAGTCACTATCTTATTTTACTTAGGGATGGGGATACATGACAGGTTGAGATTCGTTATTCTCCAAatgtattttagtaattttattatttggatGTTCCCTTGATGCATTTaccattttttaataaaaaaaatattaataatgagaCTGCATTAACAACTTTAGATTATTTATAAGCCACTTTAATAGATTTTTTGTACTAAGATATTTAAGAAAAGGTAAAATTAGGCAAAGAGCAAGGTCGGGGAGAGTTCATCGTTGTCCTGGAAAATTCACGCCTTTGTTCCGAACAACTACAATACTTTCTTGCTCCATCCCTTGAGTTAGCCTCATCTCTAAGATTGATaactttcatttttcaattccaAAAGATCCATAATCTTTACATAATTTCACTATTGTTCTCTCCTTATTCTTGTGATGCTACattctcctttatttttcttgtcggtgcaaatcattaatgtacAAGTGTCACTAAAAATCTTATGATTAAGATTTCAAATagtattttagaattaattaagtATAGCTTCCTATTTTACCAAGGGATCTCTAATCTTTGCATAATTTCACTATTGCCCTCACTTACTTAATTCCCGTGATGCCTCGACGCCGGTCGTTAATATACAAATGTCACTAAAAATGTTAATAAGTGAGAATTCAGATACTATTTCAGAATTAATTAAGTATAACTTGGctgtctttatatatatatatgcaaagtACAGTGAGCGAGAGTACTGAACCTAGCAAAAACAAAACTAGCAGAGTTAGACAGTTTGGCGGCAGGTGGATCGGAAGCATCTGCTAGAACCAGATAGCGCCGGCGTTGATGAGCATTTGCCGGAGAGACCCATCAACGTGGAAAGATATGACGTCTTTGGAGGAGCCCACGAACTTGCCGCCGATGAACACCGCGGGGACGGCGGGGTTACAGTTCAGCTTCTTGAGGGCCCTCTCCATTTCCCTGCCGGCGCCGCCAAACTGGTCGAGATCGTAAATCGCCGGGCTTGCTCCGAGATTATGGAACAGCGTCGTGATGGTGAAGCACATGTCGCAGGAGCCCCTCGTGAAGATCGCCGCCGCCGTCCTCGACGCCAGCTCGAACACCTTATCCATGATAATTAATCtccaataaataatttattaattcgACAAGAAATGCACGCAATGcagcgggagagagagagacagagagagaactGATACAAAGAGGGTTTCCAGAGTTCATATTTATAGCTGCAGTTggacttaattaattaatgggatCGATGGAAAAGATACATCTAATTAAAGTGCAACTATACTTGTTGGTTTAAGGGTAATAATAATCAATGTTGTCGTTCGaatgtaataataaattttttaaataaaaaatttgttgtcAAACCACTcatattttataagaaaaaagaaatgtcAGAAGACGTAGAAAAATTTTTGttcaaatattttgatacttaattTAGACACTAAAATTATATTGagatcaaataatatttattattaatattcaaaGATCTactagaattaaaatatttatagataatgtttatcATGATATTCTGAGATCTattagaattataattatttatagataacGTATATCCATTTCCTAGAACTTCCGGAGGGATTCTTAAGTGTCGGAGTTATCTCATTTGCGCTTTATTTGTAACCCCAAATCAAGGgaaattttatacatttttagcccaataagttattttagatttttttaatattttaataaattttatctatAACACATCAAATATGatccaaaaatataatatactgATACACAAATGCCATAAGAGTGCCATGtccaaatagtatttttatatccataattaaagaataatattaattattatctcataagatatatttattatctgACGATAAATagatcatattttaaaatatatcatCCATCTTGtaacaaataataaagtgaAT
It contains:
- the LOC127798031 gene encoding glutaredoxin-C11-like, whose translation is MDKVFELASRTAAAIFTRGSCDMCFTITTLFHNLGASPAIYDLDQFGGAGREMERALKKLNCNPAVPAVFIGGKFVGSSKDVISFHVDGSLRQMLINAGAIWF